The following proteins come from a genomic window of Thiothrix unzii:
- the ftsL gene encoding cell division protein FtsL, protein MNRFNMMTLLVLYVLVIGLALLVVANRHEARRLFAEVQKLEQERDSLRADWSRLKLEHSTLLNQVHVETQAKESLGMKKPAANELKVIRE, encoded by the coding sequence ATGAATCGCTTTAACATGATGACGCTACTGGTGTTGTATGTGCTGGTCATCGGTTTGGCGTTATTGGTGGTGGCAAATCGGCACGAAGCGCGGCGTTTATTTGCAGAAGTGCAAAAACTGGAGCAGGAGCGCGACAGCTTACGTGCAGATTGGAGTCGCTTGAAGCTGGAACACAGCACGTTATTAAACCAAGTCCATGTGGAAACACAGGCAAAAGAAAGTTTGGGTATGAAAAAACCCGCCGCTAATGAATTGAAGGTTATCCGAGAGTGA
- the mraZ gene encoding division/cell wall cluster transcriptional repressor MraZ yields the protein MFRGISHITVDPKGRLAVPAKHRDALTQAANGQIIITVDHADKCLLIYPMDQWLKLEKTLMSLPNVNPSVRHMQRLLLGHAAEVELDAQGRVLLPWPLREYAAIDKHVVLVGQATKFELWDADAWDKARDSWLLDAQQSPEATAILSQVLL from the coding sequence ATGTTTCGTGGCATCTCTCACATCACAGTCGATCCTAAGGGACGCTTGGCAGTGCCTGCTAAGCACCGTGATGCGCTCACGCAAGCTGCAAATGGGCAAATAATTATCACTGTTGACCACGCGGATAAATGTTTACTGATTTACCCAATGGATCAGTGGCTTAAACTTGAGAAAACCCTAATGTCTTTGCCTAACGTGAACCCTAGTGTTCGTCACATGCAACGCTTGCTGCTTGGTCATGCCGCCGAAGTGGAGTTGGATGCGCAAGGCCGCGTCCTATTGCCATGGCCCTTGCGTGAATATGCAGCTATTGATAAGCATGTGGTATTAGTCGGGCAGGCAACCAAGTTTGAGTTATGGGATGCGGATGCTTGGGATAAAGCCCGTGATAGTTGGTTGCTTGATGCGCAACAAAGCCCTGAAGCTACGGCGATTCTCAGTCAGGTTTTACTGTAA
- a CDS encoding UDP-N-acetylmuramoyl-tripeptide--D-alanyl-D-alanine ligase, whose translation MTWLTLTQVAQMTGGVLHGQDVAVTRVERDSRAVQAGDLFIALHGERFDAHDFLPQVAGKASGALVSRYVDAAIPQVVVDDVRLALGRLAAAWRQQYQQPVVGLTGSNGKTTLKEMLTAILSLQGQTLATLGNLNNDIGMPLTLLRLRASDQYAVIEMGANHFGEIDYLTRIACPDVAVLNNAGAAHLEGFGDIAGVARAKGEIFNGLSAAGVAVINADDTYADYWQSLNPQRKVLRFGMDNAADVQGFTDADNQFYLQAQGQTLAVNLQLLGRHNQMNALAAAAAALALNVPLATIVQGLGCLQPVKGRLCPKQGAHGGLVIDDTYNANPTSTAAAVAVLAGLKGKKMLILGDMGELGETGEQLHAAIGQQAAALGVDEMYTLGSLSAAASAAFGAKGYAFNDLESLLATAQSALHAGTHVLVKGSRSARMERVVDALTAVAVQEAA comes from the coding sequence ATGACATGGTTAACTTTGACACAAGTGGCACAAATGACCGGCGGTGTATTGCACGGGCAGGATGTTGCAGTGACACGGGTAGAGCGTGATTCGCGGGCGGTGCAGGCGGGTGATTTGTTCATTGCGTTACACGGTGAGCGGTTTGATGCGCACGATTTTTTACCACAAGTAGCTGGTAAAGCCAGTGGCGCATTGGTATCGCGGTACGTGGATGCAGCGATTCCGCAAGTGGTAGTGGACGATGTGCGTTTGGCTCTAGGGCGGTTAGCGGCGGCTTGGCGGCAACAATACCAACAACCAGTGGTTGGCTTGACTGGCAGCAATGGCAAAACCACGCTGAAAGAAATGCTCACCGCGATTTTGTCGCTGCAAGGGCAAACTTTAGCCACATTAGGCAATCTGAATAACGATATTGGAATGCCGTTAACCTTGTTGCGGTTGCGTGCAAGCGATCAATACGCAGTGATTGAAATGGGGGCAAACCATTTCGGCGAAATTGATTATTTGACGCGCATTGCTTGCCCGGATGTGGCAGTGCTGAACAATGCAGGTGCGGCGCATTTGGAAGGTTTCGGCGATATTGCTGGAGTCGCACGTGCCAAAGGTGAGATTTTCAACGGTTTGAGTGCGGCAGGCGTAGCGGTTATTAATGCGGATGATACTTACGCGGATTACTGGCAAAGCCTGAATCCACAGCGCAAGGTGTTGCGTTTTGGCATGGATAACGCAGCGGATGTGCAAGGTTTTACCGATGCAGATAATCAGTTTTATCTGCAAGCCCAAGGGCAAACTTTGGCGGTGAACCTGCAATTGTTGGGTCGCCACAATCAGATGAATGCGTTGGCGGCAGCGGCAGCAGCGTTGGCACTGAATGTGCCGTTAGCCACGATTGTGCAAGGTTTAGGATGTTTGCAACCGGTGAAAGGGCGGTTATGCCCGAAGCAGGGTGCGCACGGCGGTTTGGTGATTGATGATACTTATAATGCCAACCCCACGTCGACCGCAGCGGCAGTGGCGGTATTGGCGGGCTTAAAAGGAAAAAAAATGTTGATATTGGGCGATATGGGCGAATTAGGCGAAACCGGCGAGCAGTTGCATGCTGCGATTGGGCAGCAAGCGGCAGCGTTGGGCGTGGATGAAATGTACACCTTGGGTAGCTTGAGTGCCGCAGCGAGTGCTGCGTTTGGCGCAAAAGGTTACGCTTTTAACGATTTAGAGAGCTTGTTAGCAACGGCGCAATCTGCATTACACGCGGGAACTCACGTGTTAGTGAAGGGTTCGCGTTCGGCTCGGATGGAACGGGTGGTGGATGCATTGACAGCCGTTGCTGTACAGGAGGCTGCATAA
- a CDS encoding Na+/H+ antiporter NhaC family protein, translated as MDYGVLSILPPLLAITLALVTRDVLISLTVGILAGFLILNNYQPLDAVLAMLDSIVALFAEGWVVKTLIFSLFVGSVIRLMVDSGGVAGLVHFLTQKSRAVRSARGAMLLAYLIGIVIFIESSITSLVAGTVARPLCDKYGVSRQKLAYICDATSAPVCSLIPLNGWGHYCWGCWRRKLPPEY; from the coding sequence ATGGATTACGGTGTATTGTCAATTTTGCCACCCTTGTTAGCGATTACGCTGGCATTGGTGACGCGCGATGTGCTTATTTCTTTAACGGTGGGGATTCTCGCCGGTTTTTTGATCCTCAATAATTACCAACCGCTGGATGCTGTTTTGGCAATGCTTGACAGCATTGTGGCGTTGTTTGCGGAAGGTTGGGTGGTGAAAACCCTGATTTTCTCGCTGTTCGTCGGTTCAGTGATTCGCTTGATGGTGGACAGCGGCGGCGTTGCAGGGCTGGTACATTTTTTGACGCAGAAAAGTCGTGCGGTGCGCTCAGCTCGCGGTGCGATGTTGCTGGCATATCTGATTGGAATAGTAATTTTTATTGAGTCCTCGATTACCTCGTTGGTGGCAGGTACGGTGGCGCGTCCGCTATGTGATAAATACGGGGTGTCGCGCCAGAAACTGGCTTACATTTGTGATGCGACTTCCGCACCGGTCTGTTCTTTGATTCCCCTGAATGGTTGGGGGCATTATTGCTGGGGTTGTTGGCGACGCAAATTACCGCCGGAGTATTGA
- a CDS encoding peptidoglycan D,D-transpeptidase FtsI family protein, producing the protein MLALLVVIGILLLRAAWLEIFQQEWLQKQADKRQLREVVVPAYRGMILDRHGEPMAISSPVESLWCNPQDLLKAREKLQKQYELTRKVTDATVGNDGAEADEAHELAATDFARLESGFRAIEKALAMPEGGLLKKLVDAGDKHFLYLGRHLPLEVAQSIKDLGLPEIGSTREYRRYYPLAETAGHVVGMTNLDDDGIEGIEKAKDSLLGGKNGKTRVVRDANGRLVESVVRLEEMQPGQDVYLSIDRRIQYLAYKELKTRVSELNAKAGSVVVLDAHSGEILAMANVPSFNPNNREAIEPYLYRNRAVTDKSEPGSTLKPLTIAAALEARVLGADVEINTSPGKINFGKYVVKDPKDYGSVSLPMLLAKSSNVGASRVALLMDARQHWMFLSRLGFGRAPDAGFSGETQGKLTNYAQWGKVDRASHGYGYGLSTSLLQLTRAYGPLAANGLLMPTNIYKVEQAGQPQQVMAPETARAVLRMMEAVVQKGGTGEKAMVDGYRIAGKTGTAYKYINNSYRDDRYLTSFIGIAPASRPRLVVSVQIDEPKVDDSGGRAAAPVFAKVMAESLRLLDIPPDNLPVAKPAVVPAPAQPVTEGAT; encoded by the coding sequence ATGCTTGCCTTGTTGGTTGTGATTGGGATTTTATTGTTGCGTGCAGCTTGGTTAGAAATTTTTCAGCAAGAGTGGTTGCAAAAACAGGCGGATAAACGCCAATTACGTGAAGTGGTTGTGCCTGCGTATCGCGGTATGATTCTGGATCGTCACGGTGAACCAATGGCAATTAGTTCGCCGGTTGAGTCGTTGTGGTGTAACCCGCAAGATTTACTGAAAGCGCGTGAAAAATTACAAAAGCAATACGAGCTTACCCGCAAAGTTACCGATGCCACAGTGGGTAACGACGGCGCGGAAGCTGATGAAGCGCATGAGTTAGCGGCTACTGATTTCGCGCGTTTGGAAAGCGGTTTTCGGGCGATTGAGAAAGCTTTGGCGATGCCTGAAGGTGGTTTGCTGAAAAAACTGGTTGATGCAGGCGACAAACATTTTTTGTATTTGGGTCGGCATTTGCCGCTGGAAGTTGCGCAAAGTATTAAAGATTTAGGTTTGCCGGAAATTGGTTCCACCCGCGAATACCGGCGTTATTACCCTTTGGCTGAAACGGCTGGGCATGTCGTGGGCATGACCAACTTGGATGATGACGGTATTGAGGGCATTGAAAAAGCTAAGGATAGTTTACTCGGTGGTAAAAACGGTAAGACGCGCGTGGTGCGTGACGCTAACGGGCGTTTGGTGGAAAGCGTGGTGCGCTTGGAAGAAATGCAGCCAGGGCAGGACGTTTATTTGAGCATCGACCGTCGTATTCAGTATTTGGCTTACAAAGAATTAAAAACCCGCGTGAGCGAATTGAATGCGAAAGCCGGTTCAGTGGTGGTCTTGGATGCGCATTCGGGTGAGATTTTGGCAATGGCGAACGTGCCATCGTTTAACCCGAACAATCGTGAAGCCATTGAGCCGTATTTGTACCGCAATCGTGCCGTTACGGATAAATCTGAGCCGGGTTCAACCTTGAAGCCGTTGACCATCGCTGCTGCCTTGGAGGCGCGGGTATTGGGTGCGGATGTGGAAATTAATACCTCACCGGGCAAGATCAATTTTGGTAAATACGTGGTGAAAGACCCGAAAGATTACGGTTCAGTCAGCTTACCAATGTTATTGGCGAAATCCAGTAACGTGGGTGCAAGCCGTGTCGCTTTATTGATGGATGCGCGGCAGCATTGGATGTTTTTGAGCCGTTTGGGTTTTGGACGTGCGCCAGACGCGGGTTTTTCCGGGGAGACGCAAGGCAAGCTCACCAATTACGCACAGTGGGGTAAAGTTGATCGCGCCTCTCACGGTTATGGTTACGGTTTATCGACCAGTTTGTTGCAGTTGACTCGTGCTTACGGGCCATTGGCGGCGAATGGTTTGTTAATGCCTACCAATATTTACAAAGTTGAACAGGCTGGGCAGCCGCAACAGGTGATGGCTCCAGAAACGGCACGCGCGGTATTACGCATGATGGAAGCAGTGGTGCAAAAAGGTGGCACGGGTGAAAAGGCAATGGTAGATGGTTATCGGATTGCGGGTAAAACCGGGACAGCTTACAAATATATTAATAATAGCTATCGCGATGATCGTTACTTGACCAGTTTCATTGGCATCGCGCCTGCGAGTCGTCCACGCTTGGTGGTGTCGGTGCAAATTGATGAGCCGAAAGTGGATGACAGTGGTGGGCGTGCGGCTGCACCCGTATTCGCTAAAGTAATGGCGGAATCGTTACGTTTATTGGATATACCCCCGGATAATTTACCCGTTGCTAAACCGGCGGTAGTGCCTGCTCCGGCACAGCCTGTTACAGAGGGGGCAACATGA
- the thiC gene encoding phosphomethylpyrimidine synthase ThiC: protein MSAIPAAFLKKTAELSSEVTKPFPNSRKVYVQGSRSDIRVGMREIDQDSTSASFGAEENPPIPVYDTSGPFTDPNVTINLLEGIPDVRLNWILERNDTEQLDGPTSDFGLARQNDPKLAHLRFAHLRAPRRAKAGKNVSQMHYARQGMITPEMEYVAIRENLRLQELRADPRYSKLLRQHGGQAWGANLPAEVTPEFVRKEVAEGRAIIPANINHPELEPMIIGRNFRVKINTNIGNSAVSSSIEEEVEKMAWSARWGGDTLMDLSTGKNIHETREWILRNAPMPIGTVPIYQALEKVNGKAEDLTWEIFRDTLIEQAEQGVDYFTIHAGVRLAYVPMTADRVTGIVSRGGSIMAKWCLAHHKENFLYTHFEDICEIMKAYDVSFSLGDGLRPGSAADANDEAQFAELETLGELTKIAWQHDVQVMIEGPGHVPLHMVKENMDKELQDCFEAPFYTLGPLVTDIAPGYDHITSGIGAANIGWYGCAMLCYVTPKEHLGLPNKEDVRVGIITYKIAAHAADLAKGWPGAQVRDNAMSKARFEFRWEDQFNLGLDPDRAREYHDETLPKDSAKVAHFCSMCGPHFCSMKITQDVRDYAAQQKGMQEKAVEFVKMGGKLYHEA from the coding sequence ATGAGTGCAATACCCGCAGCCTTCTTAAAAAAAACTGCTGAACTTTCTAGCGAAGTCACCAAACCCTTTCCCAACTCCCGCAAAGTTTACGTGCAGGGTTCACGCTCAGACATCCGTGTGGGAATGCGAGAAATCGACCAAGACTCAACCTCTGCCAGCTTTGGCGCGGAAGAAAATCCGCCGATTCCGGTTTACGATACCTCCGGCCCATTTACCGACCCTAACGTTACCATCAACTTGCTGGAAGGCATTCCCGATGTGCGCCTGAACTGGATTTTGGAACGCAACGACACCGAACAGCTCGACGGCCCTACTTCGGATTTTGGCCTAGCCCGTCAAAACGACCCGAAACTGGCACATTTACGTTTCGCACACCTTCGCGCTCCGCGTCGCGCCAAAGCGGGCAAAAACGTCTCGCAAATGCACTACGCCCGCCAAGGCATGATTACCCCGGAAATGGAATACGTCGCCATCCGCGAAAACCTGCGCTTGCAAGAATTACGCGCTGACCCGCGTTATAGCAAATTGCTACGCCAGCACGGTGGACAAGCATGGGGCGCAAACCTGCCTGCGGAAGTCACCCCCGAATTCGTGCGTAAAGAAGTAGCGGAAGGTCGGGCGATTATCCCCGCGAATATCAACCACCCCGAACTCGAGCCGATGATTATCGGGCGCAATTTCCGCGTCAAGATCAATACCAATATCGGTAATTCGGCGGTCTCCTCTTCCATTGAAGAAGAAGTCGAAAAAATGGCATGGTCGGCACGCTGGGGTGGTGACACCTTAATGGATTTATCCACCGGCAAAAATATTCACGAAACCCGTGAATGGATTCTGCGCAATGCGCCCATGCCCATCGGCACAGTACCCATCTATCAAGCACTGGAAAAAGTGAACGGCAAAGCCGAAGACCTGACATGGGAAATCTTCCGCGACACCCTGATTGAACAGGCGGAACAAGGCGTGGATTACTTCACCATCCACGCAGGCGTGCGCTTGGCGTATGTGCCGATGACCGCAGATCGTGTTACCGGCATTGTGTCACGTGGCGGCTCAATCATGGCGAAATGGTGCTTGGCACATCACAAGGAAAACTTCCTGTACACCCACTTTGAAGACATTTGCGAAATCATGAAAGCTTACGACGTGAGCTTCTCGCTGGGTGACGGCTTACGCCCCGGTTCTGCTGCGGATGCCAACGATGAGGCGCAATTCGCTGAACTCGAAACCTTGGGTGAATTGACCAAAATCGCTTGGCAACACGACGTGCAAGTGATGATCGAAGGCCCCGGACACGTGCCGTTGCACATGGTCAAAGAGAACATGGACAAGGAATTGCAGGACTGCTTTGAAGCACCCTTCTACACCTTGGGGCCATTGGTTACGGACATTGCGCCCGGTTACGACCACATTACCTCCGGCATTGGTGCGGCAAATATCGGCTGGTACGGTTGCGCGATGTTGTGCTACGTCACCCCCAAAGAGCATTTAGGCTTGCCGAATAAGGAAGATGTGCGCGTCGGCATTATCACCTACAAAATTGCAGCACACGCGGCGGATTTGGCGAAAGGTTGGCCGGGCGCACAAGTACGTGATAACGCCATGTCGAAAGCTCGTTTTGAATTCCGGTGGGAAGACCAATTCAATCTGGGGCTAGACCCGGATCGGGCGCGTGAATACCACGATGAAACCTTGCCGAAAGATTCCGCGAAAGTGGCGCATTTCTGCTCGATGTGCGGCCCGCATTTCTGCTCGATGAAAATTACCCAAGACGTGCGCGATTACGCTGCACAGCAAAAGGGTATGCAGGAAAAAGCGGTCGAATTCGTAAAAATGGGCGGAAAACTGTATCACGAAGCCTAA
- a CDS encoding UDP-N-acetylmuramoyl-L-alanyl-D-glutamate--2,6-diaminopimelate ligase, with protein MMQSMPLADLLLDLVVDVPAVNVTGLSLDNRQIQAGMAFVALRGTRQHGLHYAAAAVEAGASVVLYEPEDGLNLPNLPVPLVPVPALRESLGMIAERFYHAPTADLFMVGVTGTDGKTSITHFVAEALNALEPQSAAVIGTIGIGEPRALRPATHTTPDALTVQGVLRGLRDEGFQCVAMEVSSHALDQGRVNNVRFDVAVLSNLTRDHLDYHGTVEAYAAAKRRLFLWDGLRAVVLNRDDAFGRQLAADLADSAPQIIGYAVGNPADYPANTLVATDTVFDHAGIRAKVVSAWGEGVLQAPVLGQFNLHNLLAALGVLLAKGVPMAQALACLQQVWVVPGRMERVTAPSLSGSGEGNGKLVVVDYAHTPGALQQVLKAARVHTRGRLLCVFGCGGDRDRGKRPLMAQMAETGADVVIVTDDNPRTENPYQIFEDIMQGFTHPADVTFEHDRATAIRLAIAQAQPGDTVLIAGKGHETVQILATGTVPFDDREQAAQALQECAA; from the coding sequence ATGATGCAATCCATGCCATTAGCGGATCTGTTGCTTGATTTGGTTGTTGATGTACCAGCGGTCAATGTGACTGGGTTGAGTTTGGATAATCGCCAGATTCAAGCGGGCATGGCTTTTGTGGCTTTGCGTGGCACGCGCCAACACGGTTTGCATTATGCGGCTGCCGCTGTGGAAGCCGGTGCAAGCGTGGTGCTATACGAACCTGAAGATGGTTTGAATTTGCCCAATTTGCCCGTGCCTTTAGTTCCCGTGCCTGCTTTGCGGGAATCGTTGGGAATGATTGCCGAGCGTTTTTATCACGCGCCGACTGCGGATTTGTTCATGGTGGGCGTGACTGGGACTGATGGTAAAACGTCGATTACGCACTTTGTGGCAGAGGCGTTGAACGCACTTGAGCCACAATCCGCCGCCGTCATTGGCACGATTGGCATCGGTGAACCGCGTGCGTTGCGCCCCGCGACGCACACTACGCCGGATGCATTGACAGTGCAGGGTGTATTGCGTGGTTTACGTGATGAAGGTTTTCAATGTGTGGCGATGGAAGTGTCTTCGCACGCATTGGATCAGGGGCGCGTGAATAACGTGCGCTTTGACGTGGCGGTGCTGAGTAATTTAACCCGTGACCACTTGGATTATCACGGTACGGTTGAAGCTTATGCGGCTGCGAAACGTCGGTTGTTTTTGTGGGACGGGTTACGCGCGGTGGTGTTGAATCGCGATGATGCGTTCGGACGGCAATTGGCGGCTGATTTAGCAGATTCTGCGCCACAAATCATCGGTTATGCGGTCGGTAATCCAGCGGATTATCCGGCGAATACTTTGGTGGCAACTGATACCGTATTTGATCATGCAGGCATTCGTGCCAAGGTGGTCAGTGCATGGGGCGAAGGTGTATTGCAAGCTCCGGTGCTGGGGCAGTTTAATTTACACAATTTGTTGGCAGCGTTAGGTGTGTTGTTGGCAAAAGGTGTGCCGATGGCGCAAGCCTTGGCGTGTTTGCAGCAGGTTTGGGTTGTGCCTGGACGGATGGAACGTGTCACTGCGCCTTCGCTCAGTGGCAGTGGGGAAGGTAACGGCAAACTGGTGGTGGTGGATTATGCGCATACCCCCGGTGCATTGCAGCAGGTGTTAAAAGCGGCGCGGGTGCATACCCGTGGGCGGTTGCTGTGTGTATTTGGTTGTGGTGGTGATCGTGATCGCGGTAAACGCCCATTAATGGCTCAAATGGCGGAAACAGGTGCTGACGTGGTGATCGTAACCGACGATAATCCGCGCACTGAAAATCCATACCAAATATTTGAGGACATTATGCAGGGCTTTACTCATCCTGCGGACGTGACGTTTGAGCACGACCGCGCTACCGCTATCCGTCTTGCCATTGCTCAGGCGCAACCCGGTGACACCGTGTTGATTGCTGGCAAAGGCCATGAAACCGTACAAATCTTAGCTACTGGCACAGTGCCATTTGATGACCGCGAACAAGCAGCGCAAGCGTTGCAGGAGTGTGCGGCATGA
- a CDS encoding Na+/H+ antiporter NhaC family protein codes for MLGLLATQITAGVLSGSAVEILLKSIFYNFYAWLALLLVLVVILRNWDIGPMRRFEENTTPVNIPVPPEGVHLSRMLLPLAVLIGMMPLSLYFTGQASLLGEGKALESQTFLDTIFAGSGSTSVFYAVLATLLVAFVQYVILGSMSRQDYFRSMFAGAGELLPIVTILVLAFVIGNLVKELDAGNYLASLAQGWLSAGWIPVLVFLLSAVIAFATGTSWGTFSIMMPIGVSLAVATGADVYLVVGAVVSGGVFGDHSSPISDTTIISSLAAGCDVVDHTASQLPYALLAGAGAAVLFTVFGFALL; via the coding sequence TTGCTGGGGTTGTTGGCGACGCAAATTACCGCCGGAGTATTGAGCGGCAGTGCCGTTGAAATTCTTTTGAAATCTATCTTTTATAATTTTTATGCATGGCTGGCATTGTTATTGGTGCTGGTAGTGATTTTGCGTAACTGGGATATTGGGCCAATGCGCCGTTTTGAAGAAAACACCACGCCCGTTAATATTCCTGTGCCGCCGGAAGGTGTGCACCTTAGCCGCATGTTGTTGCCCTTGGCGGTGTTGATTGGGATGATGCCGTTGTCGTTGTATTTTACCGGGCAAGCGAGTTTGCTGGGTGAGGGTAAAGCATTAGAAAGCCAAACGTTCTTGGATACGATTTTTGCGGGTAGTGGCTCTACTTCGGTATTTTACGCGGTATTAGCGACGTTATTGGTAGCGTTTGTGCAATACGTTATCTTGGGCAGCATGAGTCGGCAAGATTATTTCCGCAGTATGTTTGCCGGTGCGGGTGAGTTGTTGCCGATTGTGACCATTTTGGTGTTGGCGTTTGTGATTGGTAATTTGGTAAAAGAGCTGGATGCGGGTAACTATTTAGCATCATTGGCGCAAGGTTGGTTGTCGGCTGGCTGGATTCCGGTATTGGTTTTCTTGCTATCGGCGGTGATTGCATTTGCCACGGGAACGAGTTGGGGAACCTTCTCGATTATGATGCCGATTGGGGTGTCTTTGGCGGTTGCTACCGGTGCGGATGTGTATTTGGTGGTGGGTGCAGTCGTGTCCGGCGGTGTTTTTGGCGATCATAGCTCGCCGATTTCCGATACGACGATTATTTCGTCACTGGCGGCAGGTTGTGATGTTGTAGATCACACCGCTTCACAACTGCCTTACGCGCTGCTCGCGGGTGCAGGTGCAGCGGTACTGTTTACAGTGTTTGGCTTCGCGCTGCTGTAA
- the rsmH gene encoding 16S rRNA (cytosine(1402)-N(4))-methyltransferase RsmH, with amino-acid sequence MVASIGEIWKHDTVLLDEAVAALAIQPAGIYVDGTYGRGGHSALLLQQLGANGRLIVIDKDPVAIAHARERYAHDARVFVWHGSFRDFPQAVLAAGVTDKIDGLLLDLGVSSPQLDDAERGFSFMREGQLDMRMDTSKGLSAADWLNQASDTEIADVLWRYGEERFSRQIGREIVRIRQQTPLQTTTQLADLIASVIRKREPGKHPATRSFQAIRIKVNQELDDVEACLQHAVDSLAPGGRLVVISFHSLEDRIVKHYLRDVSTPPNIPRGLPVMPKMIQPPMRLIGKAVRPSDAEVQGNVRSRSAIMRIGERVA; translated from the coding sequence ATGGTGGCTTCAATAGGGGAGATCTGGAAGCACGACACGGTGCTTCTTGATGAGGCGGTTGCTGCTTTGGCAATTCAACCTGCCGGTATTTATGTTGATGGCACTTATGGGCGTGGCGGGCATTCGGCGTTGCTGTTGCAACAATTGGGCGCGAATGGGCGGTTAATCGTGATAGATAAAGATCCGGTAGCGATTGCCCATGCGCGTGAACGTTACGCACATGACGCACGGGTTTTTGTTTGGCACGGGTCATTCCGGGATTTTCCGCAGGCAGTATTAGCGGCGGGGGTTACGGATAAGATTGATGGGTTATTGTTGGATTTGGGGGTGTCATCACCGCAGTTGGATGATGCTGAACGCGGGTTTAGTTTTATGCGCGAAGGCCAGTTGGATATGCGCATGGATACTTCCAAAGGTTTGAGTGCTGCCGATTGGCTGAATCAGGCCAGCGATACGGAGATTGCTGATGTGCTGTGGCGTTATGGTGAGGAACGCTTTTCTCGCCAGATTGGGCGTGAAATTGTGCGAATCCGCCAACAAACGCCTTTACAAACCACCACGCAGTTGGCTGATTTAATCGCGAGTGTCATTCGTAAACGTGAACCGGGCAAGCACCCCGCCACCCGCAGCTTTCAGGCGATTCGTATCAAAGTGAATCAGGAACTGGATGACGTTGAAGCGTGCTTGCAGCACGCGGTTGATTCTCTGGCTCCCGGTGGACGCTTGGTGGTGATTAGTTTTCATTCGTTGGAAGACCGTATTGTTAAACACTATTTGCGCGATGTTTCTACGCCACCCAATATCCCAAGGGGGTTGCCAGTGATGCCAAAAATGATACAGCCGCCGATGCGTTTGATCGGTAAAGCCGTGCGCCCCAGTGATGCGGAGGTGCAAGGTAATGTGCGTTCACGCAGTGCGATTATGCGCATCGGCGAGCGCGTCGCATGA